TGAGTGTGCGGACACTGTTGTAGTCGTCCCTCTTTTCTACGCCGGCTATACAGTGTTTGGGTGAGCTATCTGATTCAGGTAAAAGTCGTAATCAGAGATGGCTGACAGTGTTTCCTCTGTCAGATTCGTCAACTCGCTCATCTTCTACAACGAAGCGGGCCAATACGAGCGTTGGGTATGTGGCGAGTGTTTCGCGTGTCCCAGACATACAGTTCGGCTAATTTGCAAATAGGTGCTGGTCGCTGTGTTCCTTTCAATCGCCGTCCTCATTTCTGGAGTGGTGAGCCGAACTGCTTTCATTTGTAGATCGCCGATATGCACACACGCTGACCTTGGTCTTGGTTTCAGGTGCTACTCTCCCTCAAATCATCTGCCAAAACGGCTCCAGATCCATACACCGTTTCTGCCCAACCCTCCCACTCTGTACGACTTCGACCGAGAGTACACAGGCGCGGAGCATCGGAGACCGACCCCGAAGCAGGATCCTCGAAAGTTTACGAaggggacgaagatgatgatggagctTTCacggatgaggaggtgcGGACACAAAATGTGGTGTGGGAAGTGGGGAGTGTGAGCGATGCgtcagatgatgagaaggatggagaaaAGGAGGATAAAGGGAAAGGCGTGGGTGGAGTGAAGGGTGGATCgggcgagagaagagggttgttaggagaagaggaagagcaatTGCATGAAGGGgatgttgacgatgatcggATAAAGAATGAAAATCCACTTGGAGAGggggacgatgaagatggatttGGGGAATATGAGGgtgttgagagagaagaagtggaagacgaCTTGAATCATAAACCAAGTAGATAACAAAGTCAGCAGGATTCGGAATGATACCGTACATGTATAATGAGGGTGGAATGCATTTGGgtcttgttgttgtgggACTACTCTCCAAGTCGTCACACGTACGgcaatctccctccttgCGAGTTGATCTCAGCTCTCAAGCGGCAGCTCTTACGTCGCCATCAATGTCCTCCGCCAGCATCTCCAAGCCTTCATCTTCTAGAATGTCAAATCCGCTCAAAGCATCCACTGCGCCTCCTTCCAACACCAGCCACTTGTACTTCAACACATGATacacttccacctcgtccgtAGACATGACTTCTAGCCCTGGGATATTACGGACGACTCGATGAAACGcgtcgatctcttcgtGTGACTTGTTGGGTGAGTAAAGGAATAGAATGGACAGATCTTCGACACGACCAAATCGACTGAGCACCTGAACTTCCTCCACAACGGGGGTTTCGTGTGCGGTAGTGGAATCGGCTGATTGTGTTGTTTCTCCTCCGTCCTCCGTAGGTAGCGGCAAGATCggttcgagatcgacttcTGCAAGACTTTGTTGAGCAGATTGAGGGAAGACAAGCGAATCGCACAAAGCTCTCCTAGCTTCTGCGGTGCCCTTCCATTCTCCCTCATTCAGACTTTCGACCACACGCAACAATCCCGATGAGAGCTTCGACGACAGGGCGATCCGCATACCCAACTCTCGCACCTTACGAGGGAGCGATTGGGCCCAGTTCTTCGGTTTGATCGGAAATATAGGAGCACCGCCTCGTCCTGATCAAGATTGTCAGATAGAAATATATGGTGGATGGCCGATGGTGTGGACAACTTGACCTTGAAGACGGAGTGAGAATGAAAGAGCATCAGAGATTCCAACTCACGAGTACCTGCACCTGCATCCCCTTGACGTGCTCTACCAGTTCCTTTCTGAGGTCTCATCTTTCGACCAGAGTACGCAACCGTAGATCGGGTTTTGGTTGTTTTGGTACCCTACACGGACGAGAGTGAGCTTTGGCTCCGGACGACCACGACCAGAATCCATCGCAGTACGACGAGCACTTCTGGAGGACGGAAGGGGTACACTCACAGATCGGAGCAATGAGAGGTACCAAACCACACATCGATGAAGGATATCTCGTCGAATGGGTTGAGCGAAGATGTcaggtggaagggagattACAGTATCCTGATTGACGACAGATGACCTGAATTAGATTCGTGCAATGCTGCATGAAGTTCAATCTACAAGCTTACAGATGGTGAGGGAAGAGTGGGCGTGGTTGATGCGAGCGAAGAGACGGGGAGAAGGATAGGTTCGCGAATGCTCGTCAAAGTCGGAAAGAAGGTTGCAAGGTCGGCTATGCGGGCGGTTTGAGATCAAAAAAACTGCGTTGTTGATGACATGGGAGCCAAAGGCACGCTACGACCGACCCACCATCTGACTGTCCTAGAGCCCGCTGTATCTCCTCGTCGGCTTCATCTGACAACTCCTCAAAAGTAACATTGGGTGGTAattcctctccttcgatctcctctctcacctccGACGTCGACGGTATGGACGCTGAAGGGGGGATAGGGGTGGTGGTTGCATGTCgtcgagggagagagaggttgCTGGGTCCCGCGACGGAACGAGCGATGAGAGTAAGACCTATCGGTCGAGCGGTAGCCCGAAGGGGCTACGAGGGCAAAACGAAGTGAGTCGAGTATCAACAAATCACTGAGAAAAGGGGGCAGGGAGCATACCTGAGACAGCGTGGGGATCAGTCGTGCAGCAGACTTCATCGTGCCGGTCGCGTGTGGCTTGTAAGATGTATGATAGGGATGAAGGTCAGAGAAGGCTGATGCACTTTCGATGAATGCACGATGAGACGATAGCGAACGAGCCAGTTGCGTTTTGAACTTTTCGAAAAGTGATCCTAACGTGGCACTTTGAGGCGGCACGGCTGATCAGCTGTTTTCTGGGTGTTTTGGTGGAGATATTCCAATGCGAATGCATGGCATTCGCAGAGATCCATATGAGCCAGTCATTGCTGGAACGTGTCTACAGTGCTTGAAGGTACTGTCTGATACCGCATGGGGTCCAACAGTACAAGATGTATCGGAATCATGAGCAGAACGTTGGAAAACCACTTCCCAGCTCCGAGGCGGGTGCCATCACAATCAGCCGTCAGCACGATGGGCGCCGTCTAACCCAAATTGACTCAGCGTCTGTGTCACAAACATTGGGAGGAACACAAAGTCTATTCATTCACGATTGGGCCAGTGGTACCCGCCTCCTCGTTTCTATGCCCAGTGATCGACGATCCCTGCCACAAGCACAAGATTGCCTCCATATATATACTCCCCATACACGCACACTTTCCCCTTTTATTCTTcattctcattctcatTTTCATTGCACTTGCTTGTTGCTTTCTTTTCGCTCAACCACAGCTTTTCACTTTCTGCCTCTACAACCACTTTGTGTTATTTTGATTCTTTTGACAAGAAAAAAGAAAAACCCCGATCCAAAACGAAAACAAACCGAATCATTCCATATCGTCAACTTGCTATAAAAGCTCATCACAGTCTTTACTCGGAATAAGCTCCTAGACCTACCCCTCTTACACTCTCAACAAGTCAAAAACAAAACATAAAACAACAAGATGCGTTCCACTATCGCTTTCGCCTTTGTTGCCGTTTCCGCTTCCGCCGTTCTCGTCTCGGCCGCACCTGCCGCAGCCATGcccatgtccatgtccatgGCGGCAGCCAAACGGGACGGCGGTTCCGCCTATACTGGTGCGGGAGGTTCTGCTATCGGCGGTAATCTCGCCGACGACAAGCTTTCCAACGAGAATGGGGTCACCGGCGGTTTGCTCGGTGGAAACGATCAGGTCGCGGGGATCGCCAGTGGTAATGCCGGTGATGGTGGTAAGGCCACTTCGGGAACCGCTCaaggtggtgatggtgcCACCGTGTAAGCACACTCCCACGATCCATGTGTCAG
The Kwoniella newhampshirensis strain CBS 13917 chromosome 1, whole genome shotgun sequence DNA segment above includes these coding regions:
- a CDS encoding mitochondrial 54S ribosomal protein uL4m; translation: MKSAARLIPTLSQPLRATARPIGLTLIARSVAGPSNLSLPRRHATTTPIPPSASIPSTSEVREEIEGEELPPNVTFEELSDEADEEIQRALGQSDADLATFFPTLTSIREPILLPVSSLASTTPTLPSPSDTVISLPPDIFAQPIRRDILHRCVVWYLSLLRSGTKTTKTRSTVAYSGRKMRPQKGTGRARQGDAGAGTRRGGAPIFPIKPKNWAQSLPRKVRELGMRIALSSKLSSGLLRVVESLNEGEWKGTAEARRALCDSLVFPQSAQQSLAEVDLEPILPLPTEDGGETTQSADSTTAHETPVVEEVQVLSRFGRVEDLSILFLYSPNKSHEEIDAFHRVVRNIPGLEVMSTDEVEVYHVLKYKWLVLEGGAVDALSGFDILEDEGLEMLAEDIDGDVRAAA